The Vallitalea okinawensis genome contains the following window.
CTCTTCCTCCAAGCAATAGCGAGCTATACTCAACTCTCTAATATCTCTTTCTGGATTCACTTTACCTAGACTTCTTAAAGGCTCTTCGTCAATAAATGCAGGATCGATATCATCACCGCCAGTTAGAAGCACACCATCAACTATTTGGAGAACATCTTTTAGTTTTACCTGATCTGCATAAGGTAAAATAATTGGAATTGCTCCTATATTTACTATAGCATTATAATAATCTTTGTTCAATTCTATTTTATTGTTTATATCATTTGTATCTGGGAAGATGCCAATATAAGTACTCATATTTAACCCCTTTTCATTTTTGCCATTTCCATTTACAATAATATATGAGATATGAGAATATTAATGAACGAAAGATCTATATAAATATACCCATATGATGAGATTCAATTGAAAGGACTGAGGATAGTCAATGACCTTCACAAAAATGATGCAATCATTATCGCTTGATAGCAAAATGGTTTTAAATATTATCCATAAAGATGGTCCCATTACAAAAAATGAAATTGTTGAACGCCTGGGATTAAAATTAACAACCTTAAATCGATTTATGGAGCCTCTAAAAAAGCATCATATTATTGTTGAATGCGGTTTGGATGAATCCAGTGGTGGAAGGAAACCTATACTGTTTGATATCAACGTACTAAAATACTATGTTATTGGAATTGATATATCACGTACTTATACAACCGTCGTTATTTGTGATATCAAGCTGAATCTTCTATGTGAATCAACATTTTCAATGACAGCTGAGCATATTCCTGAGAAAACTTTTTTTGATATTCATAGTGCGATTCAAGTCATGCTGAAGGAGCAAAAAATCCGCAGAAGTCAACTTGTTGGTGTGAGCATAGGTACCATTGGACCACTTAATCGTCAGAAAGGTATTATCTTAAACCCAAGAAATTTTGCATCAAAAGGATGGAGTGAGACTCATATCATTGATATCTTTAAAAAACAATATGGAGACCTTCCCATCTTATTAGATAATGGTACCAATGGTGCTATCAAAGGTGAGCACCTATTTGGTATTGGAAGGGGTTATGATAATTTAGCCTATTTCAACTGCGGGGTTGGTATTCGAACAGGTGCTATATCATCTAGCCATATTGTGAGAAGTATTAATGATGCCAATGATAATTTCGGACATATGATTATCAATTTTGATGGTGAACAGTGTTACTGTGGTAAATATGGTTGCCTTGAATGTTATTCTTCTATTCAAGCTATCGTAGACCACTATAGAAATAAAATAAAACTATGTCAAAACAACTTTATTAATAAGTCTTCGGACTCTATTACCTTTACTGACATTTTATCTGCTGGTGAAACTGGAGATCCTATTGCATCTCAGATTATTAATGAATCTGCAACCATATTTGGATTAGGGCTATGTAATTATATTACCTTAATGGATCCATCACTTGTTATCTTAAGTGGTCCAATTATACAATATTCAAATATCTTTTATGAAAAGTGTACGAAGGTTGTTTATGATCATGGAATCAAAATTGATTTTGTCCGTGGTGGAAAGTTTGGTAATTATTCAATAGCACTAGGCATGGCTTCTCTATTAGTCGATCAATATTTCTAGACATGATTAAGAGTGCCTCCGTCACGTTTGCGTAGCAGCTTGTTTCGGCAGGAAAGTTTCACTG
Protein-coding sequences here:
- a CDS encoding ROK family transcriptional regulator, with translation MTFTKMMQSLSLDSKMVLNIIHKDGPITKNEIVERLGLKLTTLNRFMEPLKKHHIIVECGLDESSGGRKPILFDINVLKYYVIGIDISRTYTTVVICDIKLNLLCESTFSMTAEHIPEKTFFDIHSAIQVMLKEQKIRRSQLVGVSIGTIGPLNRQKGIILNPRNFASKGWSETHIIDIFKKQYGDLPILLDNGTNGAIKGEHLFGIGRGYDNLAYFNCGVGIRTGAISSSHIVRSINDANDNFGHMIINFDGEQCYCGKYGCLECYSSIQAIVDHYRNKIKLCQNNFINKSSDSITFTDILSAGETGDPIASQIINESATIFGLGLCNYITLMDPSLVILSGPIIQYSNIFYEKCTKVVYDHGIKIDFVRGGKFGNYSIALGMASLLVDQYF